The genomic window CGCTCCTCGATCCGCGCGACGTACGCCGCTTCGTCGATCTCTTCCGTCGAGTTCCCGTTGGACACGCGTCGTCCCCGCGGCTACCGGCGGTTGCGCAGATAGACGAGGCGCAGCCCGACCATCGTGAGATCCGGCTCGATCGCGTCGAGCCGCTCCATCAGCGGCCCGACGACGGTCGCCAGCCCGCCGGTCGCGATCACTTTTGCCGGCGTTTCCAGCTCCGCCTCGATCCGCTTGACCAGACCGTCCACCATCGCCGCGTGGCCGTGGACCAGGCCGGAGCGGATCGCCTCGACGCTGTTGCGGCCGATCACGCGCGGCGGCGTCTGCAGGTCCACGCGCGGCAGCCGCGCCGCGCGCGCCGAGAGCGCCTCGGCGCCGAGCTTCGGGCCGGGGCAGATCACGCCGCCGAGGTAGTCGCCGTCCGCGGTGACGACGTCGAGCGTCGTCGCCGTGCCGAAGTCGACGACGATCATCGTGCCGGGGTGGAGCTGGTGCGCGGCGGCGGCGTTGATCACCCGGTCGGCGCCGACCTCCTGCGGGTTGTCGGTGCGGATCCGCAGTCCCGTCCGCACGCCCGGGCCGATCTCCAGCGGCTCGACGCCGGCCAGCTCGCGCGTGGCGGCCAGCACCGGCGCCGTCAGCGGCGGCACGACCGAGGCGACGACCGCGCCGTCGACCTTCTCGAGCAGCTCGCCGATCATCGCCCGCAGCAGCACGACGACCTCGTCGGCCGTCATCTCGCGCCGCGTCGAGAGGCGCCACGAGTGGACGAGCCGCTCGCCGTCGAAGACGCCGAAGACGATGTTCGTGTTGCCGATGTCGACCGCCAGCAGCATCAGCGTTCCCCCGCGCGCGAGGCGCCGTCGCGGGTCGCCTCGCCGCCGTCCCGTCGCGCGGCGTAGACCCGCTCGGCGTAGCGGACTCTGTGCTCCGCGCCGTCGTCGTCGCGCAACCGCACCGCGCCGTCTTCGTCGATCCCGATCCCCCGTCCCGCGATCTCCGTGCCGTCGGCGAGGCGGACGACGATCCGCGCGCCGCGCGCCGCGCGCGAGACGGCGCGGACCTCGTCCAGCACGCCGCGCCACGACGCGTCGTCGGCGCAACGCGGCGCGAGCTCTTCCATCCGCCGCAGGAAGTGCGCCGCGACCTCCGCCCGCGCGTCGCGTCCCGCGAACCCCGGCGCCGGCCCGGCCGGTCCGGCGAGCGCCGGCGCGACGGCGGAGGGATCGCCGCCGACGTTCAGGCCGACGCCGAG from bacterium includes these protein-coding regions:
- a CDS encoding type III pantothenate kinase; amino-acid sequence: MLLAVDIGNTNIVFGVFDGERLVHSWRLSTRREMTADEVVVLLRAMIGELLEKVDGAVVASVVPPLTAPVLAATRELAGVEPLEIGPGVRTGLRIRTDNPQEVGADRVINAAAAHQLHPGTMIVVDFGTATTLDVVTADGDYLGGVICPGPKLGAEALSARAARLPRVDLQTPPRVIGRNSVEAIRSGLVHGHAAMVDGLVKRIEAELETPAKVIATGGLATVVGPLMERLDAIEPDLTMVGLRLVYLRNRR